Below is a window of Plutella xylostella chromosome 15, ilPluXylo3.1, whole genome shotgun sequence DNA.
GGCTAATACTAACCTAAAAAGACCATACTCAACTGGAGCAAACAACAATTCAACCGGCTCTAAAAAGGTAACGGCTTCAAAACCTCGAAATAAACAGCAAGAAAGTGATGAAGATTCCGATACATCCGATGATCTAAacagtattatttgtaaacaaatgGATGACATTGAAAAAAGGCTTCAAAATTCTGCTAAAACTATTGACAAAATTTATGGAACCAAGTCAAAGCCCTCAAACCGAAAAGCGATATTGATTGAGCAACCTCAGCCGAAAAGGAGGAGATCCAGCAATCTAGACTTTAAGAAAGATGCTGATGGCTATGTGCAAGTTTACACTGACGGGGCCTGTTCTGCTAATGGGAGGAGCGGGGCGCGTGCTGGTCTGGGTGTGTACTGGGGAGATGGCCACGAGCTCAATGCTAGTGAGCCAGTCTCCGGCCGAGCCACCAACAACTGTGGGGAGATCCAGGCTGCCACGTGGGCCATCAAGCAGGCCCTGCAGAATGGAATCAAGCAGCTGGCCATCAACACAGACTCCCAGTTTGTCATCAATGCTGTCACTAAATGGATGCCTGGTTTGTAACTCTATCTTtcacttaaatttatttattttattttaggaaaactaTTTTGTATGGATGTGTAATAAGAAGGAAAACTATTATGCATTTTACTAAACTGAAAGGATTGTttctataaattatgtgacaacttaaaatatttgtaatttaatttataaaaaacaccCTACAAATACcagttttctttattttaactaATTCCAGGTTGGAAGAAAAAAGGTTGGAAACTAGCATCAGGAGAACCTGTGAAGAATGAAAAAGATTTCAAGGAGTTGGACAGTGTCCAGAGCAAGATTGCGGTCAAATGGGTCTATGTGGAGGCACACAAGGGAATCCACGGGAATGAAATGGCTGATCAGCTTGCCAAAGATGGAGCCTCCAGATATAACCAGTAATTGGAATATGTACATGCATTCTAATATGGCATACAATGCTCATACTcaatacaataacaatttTGATTATAAGTTGGAAGGATTCTGATATAATTGCCAATTATTGAATTTCacacaaatgaaaaatctgtgcccCAAAACTCTGTCTACAGCTATTTTCATCTTGTGTCTGATGTGAAACAAACTTCAAAGACTGATGTCATTTAGCTctatagtcgtttgcaatagaatccaacaatcatgtaaacaaaccaaattgtcacgattactccgtaatcacatacatttgatgatcaattatgaacatagtctgatttcaaggaacgcaccattgttttcacattatcttcaacacgatttaaattgtatttataagttaaatttgttaaaacatttgcaacgtaaaaatttcgaagtatttgacaagctgtcatcttagttttttactcatcgaactctataagtcattgaaaagttagtgttgttcgtaatctgaagttaccttttaattttaatttaataaattattttaatttaatattatttgaatacaataaaaaataattttcaagagcttaatataattaaccaaaacgaaaaaaggaagaggaagaaatgaaaaagctcgacggcattttagacacggcaagcgatgacacagtggttccatttcatcatcatcatcatgtccTCCACACCGTATCCGGCGACGGCGACTCCTGAATGTTCAATCCGGGTTGTTGTTTTGGTGGGCTCTGATGTGACTTGCAAAGCCAAACTTCGTCTTGAAAACACGACTACAAGGCGTACAGTACAGTTGGCCAGACGAGTTGTACGTGTAGTTGTAGGAGGGCTTCGGTCTGGTTTTCCGTGCCTGGCGTTTTGCATCAAGGTCTTCCAGACGCTTCTGTTCGAAACGGTCCACATTTGTGTGGACGGTATGACGCCATTCTGGTCTACTACGCGCACGCTCCTCCCAACTCTTTGTCGGAATGTTGCAAGCCACAAGATTACGTTTAAGTACGTCTTTGTAGCGCAGATATTGTCCACCCTGCTTGCGCTTCCCGCACGAGAGTTCGGAGTAGAAAACTGCCTTTGGCAATCTACTATCGTCCATGCGTAAGACGTGTCCGCTCCATCTTAATTGTTGCTTTGCAATGAGAGACTCAACTCCAGACAGTTTGGATCGACGTAGGACTTCAGTGTTCGGTATACGATCCTGCCATTTAATTCGCAGAATGGATCTTAAACACTTAAGGTGGAAGGTGTCAAGCTGCTTGATGTCTGCTTTGTAacagcaccacgtctcggcggCGTACAATAAGATAGGCAGTAttatggccttgtatactagTAACTTAGTCTGAAGTTTCAGGTCACGTGAGTTCCAGACGCGTGATTTTAGTTTTCCGAAGGCATTTGCAGCACCTGCTATTCGGGCTGGTATCTCAGATGCAAGGGTGTTATCATTCCTTAACCGACTgcctaagtatttaaatactgAAACTTCTTCCAGTGCTGTGCTGTCCAAGGTGATATCAGAATGATCCTTGCCACATCCTCTGGCGGGCTGCTTTAGCACTTGGGTCTTACTGGTACTTATAACCAGACCAAATTTGCGGCACGATGAGTGTAAATTGTCCACATACGTCTGAAGAGACTCAGCAGCATCAGCCATTAGGCACACGTCGTCGGCGTATAAAATATCCATTATAGCTGTTTGGGTAACCTTCTGTTTAGCTCTAAACCGTGACAGGTCAAAAATACTCCTGTCAGTTCTCGAGCTGATCTGGATAAAACCATTACAAGTCCTAGCCGCATCACGCATTACCGAAGCAAAGTATATACTGAATAAAGTGGGGGCTAAGACACAGCCCTGCTTTACGCCACTGGTTACTGGGAAATGGTCTGAAAAGTTATTTTCGTGTCGAACtctcaccatcatattttcgTGGAACTGACGGATTATGTTTAACAACTTTTCAGGACAACCAGCTTTCTTTAACACGATCCACAAGGCTTCACGCGGCACTCTGTCGAATGCCTTTTCCAAGTCAACAAAACACATGTAAAGAGGACGGTATTGTTCGAGGCATTTTTCTTGGATTTGTCTAACGACAAATATGGCGTCAACTGTACCTCTTCCTGGACGAAAACCACATTGTGTTTCTGGGAGCATACTTTCGGCGTGTTGGGATAGACGGGTGTTAATGATGTGGGCCAAGATCTTCCCAGCTGCTGAGAGAAGAGAGATGCCTCTGTACGATCCGCAATCAGCTATATCACCTTTGCCTTTGTACAATTTACAGATGGAAGCATCTCTCCAATCTTGCGGGACGACTTCACATTCCCATATTTTCAGGATCAGTTCAAATAACCTGTTATTTATGTGTGGGCCGCCATATTTGTATATTTCGGACGGTAAACTGTCTGTTCCAGGTGTCTTAGCATTCTTCATTCTCTTTAGCGCAGCCATATATTCTTCAAAAGATGGGGGTTCCGCCAGATCTTCCACAGTCGGTAAACTTTGAAGAGCGTCTATGTACAGCAGGTCAGTCGTCTGGGCATTTGGATTCAGAACATCCTGAAAATGTTCAGCCCACCGAGCTAAAACATCTTTCTGCTCAGTTAGCCGTTGCGTCTTGTCCTTGCTGAGAATTGGTGCTACCTTTTTAGGTTTAGGGCCAAAGACAGTCGACAAGCTTTCAAAAAATCTACCGGACTGATTCGTGTCAGCGTAGCGCTGGATTTCAGTGGCTTTTTCCAACCACCATTTGTCCTTGAGGGCACGCACTTTCAGTTTAAGACTGTAATGTGCCTTTCTCCGCTCAGAGACATCTTTAGAAAGAAGAGAGCGTCTGTAGTCCACTACCAACTTCTGGATTTCCACTTCGGATTCATCGAACCAGTCTTGGTTTTTCCGCTCTGGTTTTCCTAATACTTCGGTGGCACAGTTATGGAGATTTTCGGCATAAGAACGCCATATATCATCAACAGATGCACCTTCCCCAGTCTCTGGCATATTGGCAACAAAGGCAACATCCAGGTCCTCTGCTAGTGAACGGTTGCTGATTAATTTTTCACAGTCTATCTTTGCTGGGTTCTTGTGTGAAGCTCGACGTGGATTTTTCAGTTGTAATCGCAACTTTGATCGAACCATTCGATGGTCGGTCCAGCCCTGGGCTCCCCTCATCACACGGGTGATTAGTACTTCACCGAGATCTCTCTTGCGAACAATCACATAGTCTAAGAGGTGCCAATGCTTAGATCTCGGATGCATCCACGTGGTTTTAAACTTTTCAGGCAGACGAAAGTTGGTGTTTGTGATAGCGAGATCATGTTCGGCACAGACTGTAAGGAGGTCAAGACCATTGGAATTACATTTTCCGACTCCATGACGCCCAAGTACGCCGTTCCAAGCACCATGATCCCTGCCAACGCGAGCGTTGAAATCACCCAGCAATAGGATCTTATCAGCAGCAGGTATTTTGCTGAGGACTTGATTTAGTTCATAATAGAACTTGGTTTTTTCTTCGTCTGGAGAAGGCAGTGTAGGGGCATATACGCTAATCAGGTGGATATACTTGTTAGATGACAAAGGAAGTCTAAGCGTAATTATTCTGTCATTAATGCCTTTTGGTAATTCTTGGAGTTTTTGCGCCAACCGGTTTCGCACAGCGAAACCAACTCCACTAGCTGCCCTCTCAGACCTTGATTTCCCGCTCCAGTAGTAAGTGTACCCTCCACGCTGCTCGCAAAGCTCTCCTGAGTCACTAAGGTGGGTCTCACTAATTGCCGCAATGTCTACATTGTATCTGGCCAGCTCCATCGCAATTAAGGCCGTCTTTCTTTCAGGACACAAGCTCGAATCACTGTCCAAGAGTGTGCGAACATTCCATGTTGCTGCGATTATGTTTTGGGTAAACTGCTTCTTTTTGCGACCGCATTAAGATGGTGAATAGGTGACCGCGGTTTGACACCCATTTTAAAGAAGAGACAGGCTATGTTTAGGCCACCTTTTCTAGGCCCCTCCCCGGATTGGGGAAAGCAGAGCGCTCCCTAAATAGGGCTGCTTTGTCGTCAACTGAGCTGCCGAACTGGTTCCCTGTCTCAATCGGAACACAAAGCGACCATCACCAGAAGACCGCCTACGTGCAGATGCCAACTAAGGTTCAGAATCACCTATCCTCCCCCCACCGCCGGCTCTCCATCGCCGCAGGGCTTGCACATTATCCTCAAAACATGCAGGAGTCATCTGCGCGTGAATATATTATAGTGGACAAGCAGTTGCGCGGGTGCAAGTCCACTCCCTCGACCTCGACCTCCCTGTGCCGGTGGATCGGATGGCCGATACGACCAGCAGGAGGTAGGGTTGCAGGAGAATGGCCACATATCGCTAGAAGGATCCCGACATGTGCCCTTTAAGGCACCACTCCACGTGCCTTGCCTCATCGCTGTATGCAATCGTTTATGAAGAACACGTATCGCAACCGAGTAAGGACTTTTGCGCTAAAAGGAGGATCACCCTTAGACTCTCTGCACTAGTATAGTAACTACCAGTGGGCGATGGGGTCGTCACATCCCGACGCCAGACCAGACGCCAGTAGACGCCGTACCGAAGGTATTCTTCTCCGCCGTTGCTGCCGTCTTCGCCCGTATCCCTGGGCAGGGGTCCACGTTATACCCCGTGGAACTGGGTCCCTGCCGAACTTAGCCATCTTCTCACTCCGGCCTACTGAACTGAGAGATGCCCACCCCCGCGACGAGGACGCGTCGGACTGGAATTACCCCGATAGTTGACAGAGAAGGTAACTCTGCCTACCTCGGGGCCGGGTTAATGCCCTTGTATGGTTCCAAGAGCAaaggttccatttataattacggtcaccggcgacacttctgatagtgatgatgaagaagacgaagatttaaatttgttttaataaacacttttttatatataatcagttttattttatagtctatggcttatatattcAATCTAATTAatagaacactatgacatcactatgggcataaacaatacgctgtcaatgtcagtccgccatatttgtttacatgattgttggattctattgcaaacgactatagGATAGAAAAATAGATGTGATTATGCTGTTATACTTTGTATTTTTAGTTTGTTgattttgtttacttattcTAATGTCTCTGATTGTTTGCTTAATAATTAGTGAATATTTagaaaatcaaataaaaacttatgTTAACTGCTGGTCAGTGCTGTACCCACTTGCTTAACTATAATAAGATTAGTATTAATTAGACTTATGCTGAACAATTGAACATCATAAATTGATAATattgatgtatttttttatttccctGATGATAGGTCATGTTATCATGTATCTAAATCTGTGTTGTTCAGTGTATACCGTATACCCTCTAATACTGTTATTTTGTCCTCTCACATATACTGAACTGTCAGACTacacatttttttcaaattaccCACTCGTCTGTCTTCAATatactaactacctacctcCATACCATTTCTGTATTCCTGGTACATCAAGAAGGATTTCAAGACAGCTTTGAAAGGCATAGAAAAATATACTAGGAATCATGTTAAGGTTTTTTAAATGCATTATTTATGCAGCTGCCCGCCATTGCCAGTTTGCTTTGTGTGATGGCAGTAGTGCAGTAGATGGCACCTGAAGAAGAAAATgtgtacacttgtccaaaattaataatgcacatgcagatcttcacaccctaatcattaaatcgtaagagccttaaacaaaacacttgcattttgcaccttgtgtggaagaaataggagtcaatatcatgtgtcacataatcgaaaacaaccgatctgtcaaagatttctatgcgcattatcaattttggagcactgtacctAGGTTGATCGGGGTTTCCAATATCTCAGTGTTATTTTGATGTTGCCGtcgtattataaattttaggtacttaaggaTACACTCGAACATCTAAGGTTACATAGTAAAACAATAGTTATTTTGAGACTGTCTTTattgaaactaaatatttcataCCCTACATAatgtaatgataaaaaaatactatttacaATACTAAAATTATCAGTTGGATAGTCAGTTGCAGTAtccattacttatttattgtaattaaaaagACATGAGTAGGTAATGAAAACAATAAGATTTGCATGCATCTATGTATACttgtttaggtaagtaagcCTGATGAAGAAGGCATTGTACAATATTCGAGACCACATTAATACTTTGGAATAATATCAGCCTGTATTGTTGTTCTAGATAAAATGATTCAGTCTGATATGAAGCCAaaacatacattattttagtatCCGTTATCATGTCAGAACTAGACTagaacataatttaaaatcacAACATCCATTTAAATACCAATGAAAGAGTTTTCCCTTGCTGGCAGTACGAGCTTAACTATTTCCCTACGCCTATGCGGATATATATCACTGATCACATGTTGCTTCCAAAAAGTGAACTTGGTTACATAATTTTTACAATATGTACAACAGTATACAGAAAATcgctaaagttattttattaccgtCGAACGTCTATAGGATAACGACCAAAAATTTACAACGCATTATTGCCAAGTAATCTCTAAATGCAACATTGTTTCACAAAACTTGTGGATGAACACATTTTCTTATCAGACACTGAAAGCCCGATGAATGCCACCCAAAAAAGAACAATACAACATAAATTTAAGAGGATATCAGTCTTAAACTATCGTTAAAGTATTCTAATGAAGTCACGAGCGGTCAACTCTGGCACGGCCTAGCGAACTATACATTCATCTAAACCCTTCGGAATTAAGCCTACCAATTATTCGCATGAACACTGTAAATCAAGGCAGCTGCTTGAGTAGCAGAGAATGCCGGATATACCGCTTTAAGTCCACAATACATGCCACAACACCGAGTTATTACTGATTTACATCACTTGGCTTATTGCCAGTTCGCTGGTCGCCGCTCGTGGTGGCGAGGAGCAGCACAGATCAGTTGAGCACGAGCGACGGGTTGCCCGACGCGTTGGCGCCCACGATCAGGTACCCGCCCGACGTCACCACCTTCTTGGACGCCGCGTTCTCTTCGCTGTTCATTATCTGGGAAATTTACGGtcaattattttaacttaaagccagcgtggtggactaggcctaaaacccttccttcgtAGGAAGTAGACCCGAGCCCCTGGGGACGAGATGAGTtgtgataattatttatagaatTTATTCTAATTGTTCATTTACTTATCTATTTCTAGATATACGGATAAGCGTGCGTCTTAAACGGCTATTGCAGTGCATGAAAAAGAACCTGCTACTATCATCCATTCAAAGCGTCTATGAAAACAATCATCACAATAATCGGGAAGTTAATGGTAGGCTACAATACTATCCAATATGGTTTTAATTGGGTATACTAATAGCATGCCTCCGCCGGGCTTGCGGAGTGGACAAAGTTCGTCACTAAACAGCAGACAACCTACTCGTTCTCCAGCATTCAACTCCTCTGCGCCCGGTAGCCTCGCCCGTCCACCGCCGGACACGGGCCGCTCGCACCTACCTGCTTGTTGAGCAGCAGCGAGCTGGGCTGCGCGCCGCCCGGCTTGTACGTGCCCACGCACTTCACCAGCGGGTTGCCGCCCTTGTCCTCGACCATACTTACTGGAAGGAGAGACAAcgcataattattttagtgaTTAGCATGGAGATTGCACAACGTTGCTTGATAATACATGTATGacattaaatatacataaattagtGTGATTACTGGCTTTGGTCATCTATTAGCTTATGTTATATGCGTTTAATTTTCCTTCAAAAATAGTATCAGTGAGAGACATCCATTTACTGAACTGAACAACATAGGTTAGGCTTTTAACTCCCCTTGGATGTATTATCTGCTATTCATGTATTTGCAGCAAGGAGGCGCAGGCGCAGATGTCCGCCATTTTCGTACATTAATGTCTATTAACTGTTACCACAATGATGTTGATACACGTACCTATAATAGAGGGTTTcccggcggcgggcgcgggcggcgcgcacAGCCGCGGCGGCCCCGGCTTGCCGCCCGCCGTCACCACCGTCGAGGACCCCACCTTCTGCAACACCTGGTGTCGAATACACACGTAGTCATTAGGAGAAGAAACACAGTATCTTATATATTCTATCTGTGAGCTGAAATAGCAGTAGGATGGCCATTATATGCCGAAGAACGTGCGTGGAATAAATGAGTTTTCGAGCATAGCGTTCTCAGACCCACTGGCGAGTAGTGGCTGGACAGTTGACGATTGCGGGCTCatgatattgatgatgatgaataattACGTCTCCTCACAAACTCTATCAACATCCAACaataaatagaatattatttccCTTTCTAGATACTTACTGGGGGCGGGTTGTCGGGCATGTTGTCGTCAGTCAGGTCCACGCTGTTGTCTTTGTTACCATTGTTGTTATCCTGTTcaacaaataaatgttttagttTGACTATAGTATTGACTAGATTTGTAAAAAATCATCTCGTACCAAATTCTTTAAAATGTGTGTAAACAAGAACATCGCAATTAAATTACGTGATTAGCTTCAATATTCTCTGACTGTCCAGGATATGCCGGACACATATTAGAAACAGGACTGTCCAGTCTACTATAATGTAGGTGACAAGCGAGTGACTCACGTGCGTCCTGGGCTGCGTGCACACGTAGAAGTGCTGCGGCCAGTGCGCGCGCTGGCACGGGTAGTCGCAGTACGACGTGTTCCAGCAGCAGTAGAACTGCGCCTCTTGCTGGCAGTTTGCGCACCTGGAACACCAAAACATGTAACTGTAGAAACATGTAAGGCAACGTTTGTTTACACACCGATGTTTCTACAGGAGCGTATGTATGATTGGTCATTAAATTTATAGGCCTCTTCTGAAAATATTTCTGTGCGCGTCATGCGGCACTTTGtcacatacataatttaaaaatcaaaacagTCAGACTATTGCCTAGTTTTACCATAGTCTGtaagatcattaacacccctgttacattgtaaagtcatcaattatacgtcatatccatattattattaaattcttgagagatgtttcaaaagtcaacaactaatcacttgttatgatctaacagactatggtaaACTGGGGCTTAGCTTGGGATGCCCTCAAGTCGGATGACCTTAGACAGGTATACGTTAGTTGGTTGGATTAGAAAGCCATAGGACAGTATTGTGGCGTTCCTTAGCAGAAACCAATGTCCATTCTCCAGCTGTCTTCAATCATGCCAGACTCATCTCCGCACTCACCACTGCCTGGACTTGGCGTGCTTGACGGCGGCGCTGGTCTCGGCCTGCGCGTGCCGCCGCGCCTGCTCCGTGAGCCGCGCGCGCTCCTTCTCGAACGTCGTGCGCATCTCTACTAGCACCAGCTCTGGAATAGAAGGGGCATGGGGGTCAGATTGATGGAAGCTTTTGTTACAAAGGGGGTCAGATTGTTGAAAGCTTTGTTATAGATTGTTGGCAAATGCTTGACAGGCACCGATTTAGGTGCCTTTGGGGTGAATTTaaggatatttatttattcattgtaACAAAACATAGTCAAGTGCCTCACTCATAATCATACTCGTTATTGTCACGATACCTAGTTTCTGCGGATATTGCGGTTGTTGGTGTCATGTGTCATGATACCTAGTCACTACTGATGTCATGATATTAGTTGTGGTGTCATGATACCTAGTTGCTTCGGATGTCATGATACTAGTTGTTGGTGTCATGATACTAGTTGGTGGTGTCATGAAACTAGTTGCTGG
It encodes the following:
- the LOC105392806 gene encoding ribonuclease H1, with the protein product MSFFAGVTKVLNLITLLNFNSNIRGAIYSARAKMPFYAVAKGRTPGIFMSWGDCEAQVKGFSGARYKKFDSIDSAQEFITKESGGSIGGAKAPAKNSRSSFTKPSTANTNLKRPYSTGANNNSTGSKKVTASKPRNKQQESDEDSDTSDDLNSIICKQMDDIEKRLQNSAKTIDKIYGTKSKPSNRKAILIEQPQPKRRRSSNLDFKKDADGYVQVYTDGACSANGRSGARAGLGVYWGDGHELNASEPVSGRATNNCGEIQAATWAIKQALQNGIKQLAINTDSQFVINAVTKWMPGWKKKGWKLASGEPVKNEKDFKELDSVQSKIAVKWVYVEAHKGIHGNEMADQLAKDGASRYNQ